DNA sequence from the Verrucomicrobiota bacterium genome:
TATCCTGGGGAAGCTGGTGCCGGTTGCCAACACCACCAACCAGCAGATGCAGGGGCAAATCCAGCTTGGCGAACAGCCCGCCTGTGATTTCCTCGCCACCCCGGTTCCAGTCGCGCCTTGAGGTACCTCGCTTTGTAAAATGAAAATGAAAGGCGAATTGACTTTGATGCACTGATGCATTAGCATCAGATGTATGAGAACGACGTTGGATATTGAAGATGACGTGCTGCAAGCTGCCAGAGAGCTGGCGCAGCGGGAAGGCAGCACGGCGGGTCGGGTCATTTCCACTTTGGCGCGGCGCGGCCTGACTGGCGCGCCCCTGAAGTCCGGAAAAACTACCGGCACGCGCGGTGGTGTACCGTTGTTGGCCTCGCGCGGCGAAGTGGTAACGCTCGAACGCGTTCAGAATTTGATGAACCAGGAAGGGATTTAAGCCATGCGCGCCTTGCTGGATGTGAACGTCATCATCGCATTGTTGGATCCCGACCATGCTTTTCATGAGCGCGCGCATGCGTGGTGGGCGGCGAATCGGAAAGATGGTTGGGCCAGTTGTCCGCTCACGGAAAACGGCGTGGTTCGCATCATGTCTCATCCCGGCTACAGTCAGAAGATGCGGTTCACGCCGGGTGATCTGATTGGCCGGCTTCGCCAGTTCGCCGGTCAGAGCGACCATGAATTCTGGCCGGATGGAATCTCTCTGCGCGACGAAAAAATCTTCACTGCGGAGCGCATTCACAGTTCACGCCAGCTTACCGACCTGTATTTGCTGGCGCTGGCGGTGGAACATCATGGCCGGTTGGTGACCTTTGATCACGGGATTCCGCTTTCCAGCGTGCCTAACGCCAAACCTGCGCATTTGTGTGCCGCGTAAGGGCCAAAGCAACAGATCACTTCTTCCGCGCTTCCTGAACCACGCGCACATAAGCGCTCGACAGCCGGGTCAGTTCGGCCCAATTCGATTCTTTGAGGATTTGGCTGGTCACCAAGGAACCGCCAATGCCCAACGCCGCCGCGCCTGCTTTAAGGAAGTCGGCCGCATTCTCCAGCGTCACGCCACCGGTGGGCACGAGCTTTAGCTGTGGCATCGGCGCACGCAACGCCTTGAGGTAATTCGGACCGAGGTTATCCGCCGGGAAGATTTTGATAAAATCCGCGCCCGCCTCCATGGCCAGGGCGGCTTCGGTGGGCGTGTATGCGCCGAGCATTACCGGGCGATTGGCGGTGCGACCCACTGCCACCACCTCCAGTTTAGTGATGGGGGTTACCAAGAATTCCGCGCCGGCATCTGCCGCTGCGCGGGCCATGGCCCCATTGAGCAATGAGCCCATGCCAATCAGGGCTTTTTGCCCGAAGTGAGCCACCACTTTTTTTAGGGTTTCCACCGGGTTGGGGATGGTCATCGTCAATTCCAGGATGGTGATGCCGCCAGCGACGACGGCTTCACACAGCGGAATGATTTGTTCGGGTTTATCCGTGCGGATCACCGGGATGATGCCCACAAATCCAATATCAGAAATGACAGTAGCTTTAGCTCGCATGGGAGGTAGAGTTTCGATTTCCTGACTGCGCTTTCAAGTTGAAAATAATTCGTACAACCTGAACTCAAGGCGTGGGTTTTGGCTGTGCGGCTTCCCATTCGGTCTTGCTGACCTTCTTCGTTTCGTGCAGGAACACAAACGCGCCACGCTTGTTCGCCACGATGATGTCTGGCAAACCCGTGCCTTTCAGATTCCCGACAGTCACTTGGGTGCCCACGCCGGAGTTGTCGTCCACCAAGTACGGGATGAAATCCACGGATTTGTCTGCTCCACGTACCGTCTTGAACCAATACAGTACTGCCGGCGCGTTGGGGTCCACGTCGCCCTTGGGACCATGCGCCCAGAAGCGTTTGCCGGTGACAATGTCCAATACGCCATCGCCATCCACGTCCACCAATTCGATGGCATGCGGTTGGGTGAAGTGTACTCCGTATTTGTTGTCTTTGGCTTCCTTGCCCATGATCACATGCTGGCGGAATTTGATTTCGCCGTTCTCCCGGTACTGTTCATGCCACACCAAACCGTGCCGATGCGGGTCCAGACAGGTCAACACGTCGTTCAAGCCGTCGCCGTTGAAATCGTAGGCATACATCTGGGCGGCACCTCCGGGAGCCGGGGCGAACGGCACTGGGTGGAAGGTCCACACTGGATCGCCTTCCAATGACTTGGGCTGCTCCCACCACCCATCCTGTTCTAGGAAATCCGCGCGCCCATCCATGTTGATGTCGCCAATGCCAACGCCATGGGTGTACTTATGCCATTTCCCCTTGGGCGAAATCGGGTGGAACTTCCATTGGTTCGTGGGCTGGCTCCAATCCGGCGCCACATAGCCCAGAAACCCGCCGGAGTTGCAGATGATCTCCGGTTTGCCATCGCCGTTGATATCGCCAAACATGGGTGACTCGTTATCCAGCACATCAAATACCTTGTGTTTCACCCACAGCTCGCTGTCGTCGGCGGCTTTTTGATTCTTCGGGTTCTCATACCAGGAAACTTCCTTGCCGGGCAGACCGCAGATGAAGATATCCGGCCAGCCGTCCCCGTTGAAATCGTAAACGAAGGTGATGAAGTTATCCGAGTAATCGTTTTCGTTGCCCAGCGATCCCTTGTAGCCGGGGATGGTTTCCTCGGTGCCGTCCGCCTTTTTCAGTTTCGAGGTTTTGGTGGCAGTGCGGTACTCGTGGCGTTTTTGAAAATCCCCACCCTCGTACCAGAATGGGCCGGCAACCACGTCCATCTTGCCATCATGATTAAAATCCGCGCAGCCCGCACCCTCGGCCCAGAAATGTTTTTCGAGCTGGATTTTTTTGAACGAATGCAAGGTGTAGTCGGCGGCCTGCGCGGTGATTCCCGCAGCCACCAACCCGGCGATAAGGTATCTGGATTGATTCATGCTGGGAGGCATTGTCCACACTCGGCCAAAAAGGTCAAGGAATGGGAAACGGAAAATTAGCCCTTCCACAGCAGACTGAATTCCGAATCTTCAACAGAATCGGTATGGCCTGAGTCATGGCTTGGCGTCAGCCAGTTTCACCGGTTCCAATTCCAAGCCGCATAGCAACGCTTTGCCTTGGATGGGAGTGAGTTTCAAACCAAGCAAGCCGGTGCGGAGAACGGTGAGGGAATACGTCTTTCCCACGACTTTATTCGCCTGGCCTGCCAGTTGGAATATATCCACCCGGTCGAGGGGTTTCAGTGTTTCGGTCGCGGCACGGAAGTTTTTCACTGGTGTCCAAGCCGTGCCGTCATCGGAAACCAGCACTTCATAGCGGGGCTGTCGTTTTTCGCCGCCGAACCATTGGAGGCCGATGCTGCGCACTTCGGCCCTGGGATTCAGGCGGAATTGCAACCACTCATTGGTGCCTCGGGTTGCCCATCGGGTGTCTGGATTGCCATCGATTGCGTGTTGGGCTGGGAAACCTTTCACCGCACTGCTGCACGTAACGGCGGGAATCGTACCATCTTTAGCGAGGCCATCGAGTTGCACTTCTTGCAGGCTGTTCCAGTCATTGTCGGCATTACCATGGCAAAGGACGCGCAGAAATCGCGCCTTGACGGCATCGAAAATAAACGAACCCGTTTCCGCGCCGCTGCTAGTGGCGAGGTCAAAAACGCGCTGGCCCGCTGCTGTGGACGTGGGATCGAGCAGCCAGAGGCGCAATTGGTAATTGCCGGCAGGCAGGTGGACAGGGGCCTTCTTGCTCGCCAGAATCGGTCCCAAATCCATGGAGATGGGCTGATCGGACTCGATGCCACTGCGCCCAATTTCGTCGGCACCCGTGGCACTCACCGGGACTACGAACGGGGTGGCCTTTGTTTCTTCCTCGCCCAAGGTTTGCCAGAGCTGACGCTGGGCGTCGAAATAGAACGTGAAGCGGCCGGAGGATTGGGCGAGTGGATCGTGCGAGGTGGGGCCAAACCGATAGCGCATGGCTTCCAGCCCCAGTTGCTGCCGCAGACGCACGATGTGCGGCAGCCAGCGGGTATTCAGGGAAACAACCAGCCCCTGCTCCCCACGGGTGATGCCGCCAAGCGAACTGAACTTGGCGAACTGTTCAATCAGCGGCTCCGGTCGGCATTCGGCCATCGCGGCACGCGCGGTGGGGAGGTCGCCTTTTTTGAACGCAGTTTGCGCGTCTTGGAAATGGCCGTGGGTTTCAAAAAACGCGCCGATAAAACGCTCCAGACTTTTGAAGTAGTTGACCTGGTCGCGCTGCTCCGGTGTAAGTGCCGCGAACTCCAACAACTCGATGCGCTTCAACCGTTCGCGGCAGCCAGCCACGACTTCGGCGATGTTCGTCAACGGACGGTCAATGAAGTAGTCACTGGTCTCGCGGGCGAACTTGGGTGCGTCGGTCACCCAGCGTTCGAGATACGCACCCATCGTTTCCCGGGCGGTAGCGCCGAACGAATTTGCGGCCATGGCGTCGCACGTCGTGCGCAACGATTCGTTCTGGGTGCGCTCCCAGACCTGCCGGATATGGCTGGCGAAGAACAAATCAAGCGGACGCGTCGTCCAGTGAATGATGCCAAAGCCGCTCGCCTTCGCCTCGGTGAGCTTCGTGTGAAAGTCAGCAAACGGCGTGTACGGACGGCCGATATAGTTGCCATCGTCGTGATGCGCCCAGATTACAGGGATGACCGGGCGATGCACGCCGACTTCCGCCAACTTCTGCCGTTTTTCGGCGGAGCCCAGCTTCGAGTCGTCGTGGAGCACGCCGTAATCCAGCCCAATGAGCGTGACGTGGCGTGGCAGGAATAAATCGGCACCCGGCAGGAATGCGAAGTTCCAGGTGCCCGCCGCCAGTCGTATTCGCTCGTGCCCCAGTTCCTTCAGCGCGCGGTCGAAGGCGCGCGTGATTTTTCCAATGGCGAACAGGTTATGCGAATGCCAAAACTTCGCCGCTTCGGGGGTGCGCGTGATCTCGGCTTGGTACTCCTCCTGCCAGCGGATCGGCATCTCGGTGACTTTCAAATCCATCCACGGCGTGCCGCCATTGCGGAACCAGACCACTAAACACGTGATTTGCGGATAGGCCGTGAGCAACGCTTCCACCTGTGCTTTGTAATAGCGATAGCCTTCGGGGGTGTCGGGATTGGCCAGCCACAGGGTTTGACTGCCTTCGCCACGTACACCGCTCAAACCGCCGGCCTGCGACTGGA
Encoded proteins:
- a CDS encoding VCBS repeat-containing protein → MNQSRYLIAGLVAAGITAQAADYTLHSFKKIQLEKHFWAEGAGCADFNHDGKMDVVAGPFWYEGGDFQKRHEYRTATKTSKLKKADGTEETIPGYKGSLGNENDYSDNFITFVYDFNGDGWPDIFICGLPGKEVSWYENPKNQKAADDSELWVKHKVFDVLDNESPMFGDINGDGKPEIICNSGGFLGYVAPDWSQPTNQWKFHPISPKGKWHKYTHGVGIGDINMDGRADFLEQDGWWEQPKSLEGDPVWTFHPVPFAPAPGGAAQMYAYDFNGDGLNDVLTCLDPHRHGLVWHEQYRENGEIKFRQHVIMGKEAKDNKYGVHFTQPHAIELVDVDGDGVLDIVTGKRFWAHGPKGDVDPNAPAVLYWFKTVRGADKSVDFIPYLVDDNSGVGTQVTVGNLKGTGLPDIIVANKRGAFVFLHETKKVSKTEWEAAQPKPTP
- a CDS encoding discoidin domain-containing protein — protein: MQQITNLVFQLVALVIVASQIPLHADIPIVLSPQATDIERLAASELAHYLRQLYPKQSFAITTEPGAASQVIRLGTPKSTPDLLKLVPLVPGASPESYRAASIRTPQRETGILLGAGEQGLMFGVYALLQKMGCGFQLSGNLPVQASHSAFNFNAWTIFDTPLVPDRLVFDWHNFLSGCSTWNLTDWNRWTDQSQKMGYNAIMVHAYGNNPMVSFEFNGKKKPVGYLSTTVKGRDWSTMHVNDVRRLWRGEVFQQPVFGADAGQVPEDQRSEAAQKLMAGVFAHAGQRGMEVYFADDVDTGSANPQELIQTLPEGARFAIQSQAGGLSGVRGEGSQTLWLANPDTPEGYRYYKAQVEALLTAYPQITCLVVWFRNGGTPWMDLKVTEMPIRWQEEYQAEITRTPEAAKFWHSHNLFAIGKITRAFDRALKELGHERIRLAAGTWNFAFLPGADLFLPRHVTLIGLDYGVLHDDSKLGSAEKRQKLAEVGVHRPVIPVIWAHHDDGNYIGRPYTPFADFHTKLTEAKASGFGIIHWTTRPLDLFFASHIRQVWERTQNESLRTTCDAMAANSFGATARETMGAYLERWVTDAPKFARETSDYFIDRPLTNIAEVVAGCRERLKRIELLEFAALTPEQRDQVNYFKSLERFIGAFFETHGHFQDAQTAFKKGDLPTARAAMAECRPEPLIEQFAKFSSLGGITRGEQGLVVSLNTRWLPHIVRLRQQLGLEAMRYRFGPTSHDPLAQSSGRFTFYFDAQRQLWQTLGEEETKATPFVVPVSATGADEIGRSGIESDQPISMDLGPILASKKAPVHLPAGNYQLRLWLLDPTSTAAGQRVFDLATSSGAETGSFIFDAVKARFLRVLCHGNADNDWNSLQEVQLDGLAKDGTIPAVTCSSAVKGFPAQHAIDGNPDTRWATRGTNEWLQFRLNPRAEVRSIGLQWFGGEKRQPRYEVLVSDDGTAWTPVKNFRAATETLKPLDRVDIFQLAGQANKVVGKTYSLTVLRTGLLGLKLTPIQGKALLCGLELEPVKLADAKP
- a CDS encoding bifunctional 4-hydroxy-2-oxoglutarate aldolase/2-dehydro-3-deoxy-phosphogluconate aldolase encodes the protein MRAKATVISDIGFVGIIPVIRTDKPEQIIPLCEAVVAGGITILELTMTIPNPVETLKKVVAHFGQKALIGMGSLLNGAMARAAADAGAEFLVTPITKLEVVAVGRTANRPVMLGAYTPTEAALAMEAGADFIKIFPADNLGPNYLKALRAPMPQLKLVPTGGVTLENAADFLKAGAAALGIGGSLVTSQILKESNWAELTRLSSAYVRVVQEARKK
- a CDS encoding TA system VapC family ribonuclease toxin yields the protein MRALLDVNVIIALLDPDHAFHERAHAWWAANRKDGWASCPLTENGVVRIMSHPGYSQKMRFTPGDLIGRLRQFAGQSDHEFWPDGISLRDEKIFTAERIHSSRQLTDLYLLALAVEHHGRLVTFDHGIPLSSVPNAKPAHLCAA